TGCTCACCTTCGGGCGTCGCGAGTCTAATGGTCGGTTGGTCAGACATTGTGATGTCTTATGTTTGCCTTGCGAAGGGTCTGGCTCGCCAATTGTTAAGAGATGTTGTGAAATTTGCGACTCCAAAGCTGGAGGGGCAGGTCGAAGGAACTCCACAGTTTAAGTATTTGGATCAGACCCACTCTTTTAGTGGTACGCCTTTTCTTTGACATAATCCACTTGCCTTTGCAACACAGAGAATAAGAAAGAAGTAAGTAGATGGAAGAAATACGTTCATACTATGtactagtaaatattataatacaGTACCTAAGGCATGCCTCAAAATATCATAATCCTAGAATTAAGAAGTCTATCGAGACATGATAGCTGACATCCACTTTTGCTCGTCCGTCCTGTTCAAGGTTAGTATCACATAGGATATTATGGAGTAGATTTGTATAGAAAAAGGTTCAGACATACCGATCAAAATGGAGCAGCATGCCCAAAACTGGGATAAGTTGTTTCTGGTaatttttgtctttctgcTCCAAGAACTGTAGGAGAACGTTTTTCAAATAGAGATAATCGATAGGCGCCTGCGCGTTTGCTCCTCCTGTAGGCGTTTCGCTTCCCCGAATCGATGGGCTGCGGTCCTTGGGCACCGGAGAAGTGAGTGCCCTGCGGGACCCAGAGTCGATGGAAGATCGCGATGACTGGGGATTTGTACCAAAGCGAGCCTCTTCCGATAGAGCCTTGTTGGACCGGCGCAACTTGTCCAGACGAGCGCTGGTTTCTTCAACTGATCGGCGTAgttctgccttttctttctccaggTCTCGGACTTGTTTCTCACTTTCATCCAGCGAATCGCGCAAACGTGCCATGGCCTGCCGCACATCATTGAGTTCCTGCGTCGACCGCTCGGCTTGCTCCTCCAGTTGATCACGTCTGCGTTTCCAATCCTTCTGCGACATCTCGAGCTCCTCCTTGTCCTCCTCAGCGCTCCTCAGTGCTTTTTCCGCTTCCCGGACTTTGTTCTTTAGCTCCTCTAGCTCCCGCGCCCGACGGCGACCCTGAGCGCTAGCTTCATCTTCCGCACGATCTCGCTCCTCAATGGCTGCCTCCATCCGCTCTTTGAAATCACGAACTTTAGATTCGGTGCGGCCTTCGATGTCATTCAAGAGACGCCGCATAGTTTCACCCTCACGGGTCCTTTCACTTAGCAACTTATGGGCATCCGCcagttcctcttccagaCTCTCGCAGCGTTCGCGGGCTTCTTTCATCTGCATGCCGATCTCGGCGCCCTGGTCGCGCATGCTATTCATCAGACTCTGCGCGCTAGCGTGCTGAGCGGTCTTCAACTGAATCTCCTCCCGCAGACCCTCAAGGTCCTTGTTCACCTGTGTAACTTGGTTTTGAGCTTCCCGTAGCTGAGTCCGGGCGGCCTTCAAGTCCTCTTGGGCTTTAGAAAGGTCATTTGAAATTCTCTCCTTCGTTTCCAGAGCTTCTTGCTTCTTGCTCTCCGAATAGCGTAGATCTGCTTGAGCGACTGTTAAtttctcctcggccttcaaGCGATTATCCGTTTCTTGTCTGATCTTCTGATTGAGCGTCTTCACTTCTGACTCTCGTTCTGATATTGTCGTCTTGAGGGTCTTCAACTCAGCACGCAAATCCTCTTGCTTGCCCTCGAGAGTTCTCAATTCAGCTGTCTTAGTAGCTAAAGTCTCCCTGATAGACTTGAGCTCAGTTGATTCAGCTCGTAGTTTCTTTAGCTCAGGCTGCAGCTTCTGGAGAGTCTCCCGCAAGTCGGTAAGATCCTTGAATCGGGTAGAAGCTAACTGTTGTGCAGCAGATAACTCGGTTTCTAGGGTAGTAAGTTTGACCTTGAGGCTTTCATATTCCTCCTTCAGGTCATTGTGCACCTTTTCAGAGTCAGCATCCCTAGTCGCAGTGCTCGTGCGCAAGTCAACCAGCTCTTTCTCCAACTTGGTGATGGTCTCCTCCAGAGCTTTCTTCTCGGCAGTCAATTCTTTCAGTTTATCCTTTGATTCGACATGGTCTTGTCCGAGATTAAGCAGGTCATCCCGAAGAGATTCTATTTCCTCTTTCAGGTCTTCCTCCCCTTTGAGTTTCGAGCTGAGACGATCGATAGCTgcatccttttcttccacttggcGTGTCAAAGATTCAATTTTCTGCTCGAGCTCATTCGTGTTCGACGACTTCGGCTCTGGCTCGGCTGCTGGGGTTTGTGTCTCTTCGACAGCTGGAGCACTTGCCGCTTTGCTCGTGTCATCACCGCCACCCTTGccgcctttcttcttcttcttgttcttcttcttagaAGCTCCTGCAGCACCGGTGGAGTTGGCCggttggggtttgggttCGGGTGTCTCGTTCTTCACCTCCGTACCGTTCTTCGCAGGCGCCAGACTGTCCCGGAAATCCTCGAAATTGGCTTGCTTTCCGCCCGCAACTTGTTCCTTGGCTTGTTTCCAGGTCGTGTTGTCTTTCAGGTTGTTGTCAAGGAAATCGACAATATTCTGCAGCTCCTCCTTTCGGTTCATGTCCGCCTTCAGGCTTGTCATCGTGCCTTCCATATCCTTGAGCTGGGAGCGAAGGTTATCTACTAGGTTTTGGAGAACACCGAGTCGCTTCTCAttggcttccttttcttgtttggCCTTGTCTAGTTTTGCTGCAAGTTCCGACTGCTCATCAGCATCCTCGGGCTTCGCAGTTTGCGACTGGAGGTGCTCGATTTCATCTGTTTTCTGCTTCAGCTCCaccttcagcttctcaacCTCGTTTTGAGCgttttggatggtggtttCGGACGTCGCTAGCTTCGCCGTGAGCGCCTCGATCTCTTCCTGCTTCGAAgtcttgagcttctcaaACTCCGAGTCTTGTTTATCCTTGATATCGCGCAGCTCTACCAACTCTCGGGTCGCAGTTTCCAAATTGTGCACCATCCCTTCCGTTGACTCCCTTGCCACTGAGAGGTCCCGTTTGAGGTTTTCCGCTTGAGACTTGAGCGtttcaatctcttcctgcttttcttttagCTCCGCCTCCAGGCGTGGGATCTCGTtatcaaaagagaaaaactCTTCGCTTTCTTCCTTGGCAGAATCCTGCTTCGAAACAGTGGAGGATTTATCATTCAAGGTAGAGTTATCGACGGCCGTCTTATCGCTTATTGTCGAggcatcctcttcctttttattctccttAAGATTAGTGAGCTCATCGTAGGCGGCCTTCGTGGCCTTCTGGGCTTCctccattttcttcttgtagTCATCTCTCTCTGTGGACACCcgcttcagctcctccagaacCATGTCGCTTTTCAATGAGAGTTGGTTGAGGTATTCTGTCAACGCCTTCGGATCGCTAATAGATGCCAAGGGGGTGTTCTCACGCAAGGCCGCTTCGAAAGGTTCGATCGATAAGACACGCGAATGGGCCATCCGATAAGCCTTCAAGAGCTCTATAGGTCACACAACGGTTAGCGCCGTGGCCCAAGTTGCCGTGATATTGACTTAGCACATACCCTGATACCGAGATTCCAGCTTGCCCAATCTCCGCAGCTTCACCCTGACCTCAGGCGGCAGCTCCGAAGAAGATTGGTTTGTCTCTGGGGCATTCGTATTATCCTTGCCGGCGGACGCCTCCTCCGCGGATGGTTTGCTCTCCCCGGCATTTTCCTCCGAACCTGCGGACTCTAAGCGGGGAGTAGCTGATCTGCTAGAgccttcatcctctccgaTGGCGAACTCGGGCTCGAATTCGTTGGGATCCGGCCCACGGACGGGAGTGCCGGTGTTCCGTCGAGGGCGGGTAGTTCGTCTACTAGGGGATGCATTGCGAGTGGGACGACGAGCGGAGTTGGAGCGGGCGAGTGAGTCCTGGGCGGACTTTTGCCGGGCTTGCTCCTCTGCAATCCGGGAGTCGATCGCGTCGCGGATACGCTGTGGGTTGCGATTAGGCCGAGCGTTAACATATCAAATCCGGGGAATTTGTTCGACACGTGAGGCTAACCCCCGAAGGAGTTCCATAAATAACTGGATCCGGAAATACTGTACCTGAAACATGACCGTGGCGGGCCTGTGAGCCAGGGCCACAGCTCGATCAATGAAATAGAAACAGGCGAGAAAGAGACGAGAAGCAGTTATTAAAgtaagaaggagaaggtAAAGAATGGAAGGGGGCATAGGACAGATCGACTAGGCGGTGGTGATTCGTTGTCAGCGGGATGTGCTGCTAAGTTGACTTGATTGGGCCGCCAAGACATCCGAGCAGttggcagaaaaaaaaaaagaataacaatGGTAGTATATCAACAATTCGTCTTTGACTGTTTGACGTGAGAGTATTTGGATATTACGCCCTGGATGAGTAACTCTACTTCTATTCGtttataaattaaaccaTCACCGGCAATTAACCCGTTTGgctccccttttctcctacATACTAGGCTAATTATCGGCGATTGGAAGCGTATGAAAGGATCAAAATTGAAAATGAACCGGTTGACTCAgttcaaaaaaaaaaaaaaaaaaaaaaaaaaaaaaaagaaaaagaaaaagaaaaagaaaaagaaaaaaaggctATTAGCCAGAGTGATCTTGTCACCAATACAAGGGGTCGATTGAGAGAATGTGCCTCAGGCTACCAAGTGCTGATGCATAATCGCATCACTGACTAACCTAAAGCATAACGAAGACATATCCAGACCGTTATGCAGCGGTATGACGTCGAcctcatttttcttttatttctGTTGAACGGGTCTAGTTCCAGTCACTTCCAGTTTTAGTTGCTTGCCATTTTAGGTTACGGGAAAATTTGCAGGTGGATCCGTCGGAAGTGCATCCACAATCAGGCACATCCTCAGTCTCGACCTTGCCAGGCATATATGCCAAACGTAACAGATCTTGGCACTTCACATGATGGATCAACAGAAAACTCAGTAATATAGTCTTCTCATACGTTTCGTCTTAattttctccattcttctAGTTTCTTCTATATTTCCAAGTCCCATATagagagagcgagagagagGTCCAATGACCAAGGTGCACCCGTGATCGACCTAAACTGAATTCGTATTGCTTTCCTTCTCCGCTTTCCGACTTGATCCTACGAAACCAAACCCGTTTGAAACTCAAAAGGGACCACCTTCATTCTTCACGACCCAGCCAAGAGGGCATCTGAGAGCACGTTGTGGCTCGTGAGTAGGGGGGTGGTTGGCCACATCACTCGCATCTGAGTCCCTGAGCGAAATCTAATCATTTAATCAATCTCGCATACCGGAACTTCGTCATTGCGTCTTCTTGCCGGATCAACGGTTTCATGGGTGGCGGAGACCTAGAATTCTTTTGCGTTCCTTGATTCCCACTGGGGCCTTTTAGCTGCTTTCCTTAAGCTGGTTTAGCGGCTTGAGTCCCCATCCAACAACGTGTTTCCAGCCCAATCCCATTCTACGCAATAACAACCATGGCCACCGACGGTGGTCCCCTCGCGGCCTCGTCTGCGTCTCTCGATTCAAGTCTAAGCCCTCTTCATGCATctccctcaccctcctcaacctaCACTGCTTCGTCCCTCGCCCTATCTGCTCCCGCCATAGCCGCAAGCTTTTCCGTGGCTTCGACCTTTTCAAATTCTCTTATCCCACCCCCACCGTTACCCCCTCCTACGCCTTCAACCATGGCGGGGTGGTTCGGATgggtgttttctttctttttccaggtCATTCCAAGCGTCCTATACTGGGTGATAACGTTTGCGACCATCACGCTGCCCACATGGCTATTCACGCTCTTCTCAATGAGCTTGACCTTCACTATGAATTTCACCACTCTGTAAGTATCCTAACCCGTGCAATGGGATGCTCTGTCGATCGCGCGGTGAAACGCTGACACAATGCTTCAATTGATCCACAGCTTGTTGATCGCGCTGGCGATCGTATCAACGATCAGTTGGTTTATCCGTTATCGGTTCTTGAATATGTATAGTCGTCTGCCTCCGGAACCCCAGCGCAAAGAACCCCATCTCGATCTCTTCCCCGATGTCCAGGAAGGGGACTCCAAACCGGGCCTGGCCAATTACCTAGACGAATTTCTAAGCGCCATCAAGGTGTTTGGTTACCTCGAACGGCCTGTATTTCATGAATTGACACGTACCATGCAAACGAGGAAGTTGATTGCTGGGGAAACCTTgatgctggaggaagagaaaggctTCTGTCTAGTGGTGGATGGCTTGGTCCAGATATTCGTCAAGTCCATGCGGGACGGGAAACCAAATGTAGACGAAGGTTCAAACCACATGGGAGCCGAGTCTTCTGATGAGGACGATCATCGTGTGGACGGAAAGCAAGGTTATCAACTGCTCACAGAAGTCAAGAACGGTGCCTCCATGTCGTCCTTGTTCTCCATCCTGTCCTTGTTCACCGAGGATATCCAACTACGAGCCAGCGAAGGCTCGTCGTCTAGTGCATCCAGTGTAGGCCCTAGCACCAATGCTCGGGTATCTGACTCGTTTCCAGCGAGCCCTCACGGCTTAGAGGACAGTCCTCGTTCTAATTTCGTTAGAGATCATGGTGACTCCGTCGCCCATATAAGCAACAGTAATGGGGAGCTTCTGCCATCCGTCCCGCCCCTAAACCTAGGAGAAAGCCATGCTATGCCCATCCAGGAGCCTTACCCGAAACCAAGGAGCCAGCCAGGCAAGAGGCGGCGCAAGTCAGTCCATCCAGATATTGTGGCTCGAGCCATGGTGGACACGACCATTGCCATCATCCCGGCCAGCGCCTTCCGCCGTCTGACGAGGGTCTATCCGAGAGCGACCGCCCATATTGTCCAGGTGATCCTGACACGGCTCCAAAGAGTAACGTTCGCCACGGCACATTCTTATCTAGGTCTCAACAATGATGTACTGGGCATTGAAAAACAGATGACCAAGTTCACGACTCAGGATCTACCCAATGAAATGCGTGGGGCCGCGTTAGATCGCCTCAAGGACAAATTTATTAAAGAGCGAGACCGCCTGGGCCCGGAAGAGATCATCAAGGGCATCGCACTTCACAATCCTTCTGCTGGCAGAAGGCGCCGATCCAGTAGCTTCCTGAGGAAAGAAGCAGTTCTCCATGCAAAGATGGCAGCACAATCGAAGCGACCAGTGAGCATGGCCAGCCCAGAGGATATCTCCGGTGACCGTGAGTCGGCAGGGCCTAGCCCCGGGGATCTGTTGTCTACCATTCAACTCTCCCGGTTTGGCCCTCGATACGAGCACTTAGCTCCGAAACTGCTCAGCCCATTAACAGATAAAGAGAATCCCCCCTTTATGGCTCCTGTTATGCACAGTTCGCCTTTTCATCGAAAGAAGGACGCTGTTGACGAGGATGCCCTGTTCAGAGAATCCATACTGGATTGCATCATGAATGGCATTGGACTCACTAGCAGCACTCGCGATGTCTTACGTAAGAGCAGTCACACCTCTGGGGACATATCCCCAAAGCTACTTTCATACGATTCTCGGCGGCAAAAGGCCGTGTTCACTAATAATGCATTCGGCTTCATCGACCCTTACGATAGTTCTGCGGATGGTGAGACGGAATCAATGATGTCAATGTCCATGACCAGCGCTGGTGGGACATCGCCTATCGTCAATCTGCGAGAAGAGCTTCGAAATGACATCGAGATCGTCTATTTCCCCCAGGGTTCAGTGCTGGTGGAGCAGGGGGAACGCCATCCAGGCCTGTACTATGTGATCGACGGATTCCTAGACGTAGGTATCCCTGTATCCgacaaaggagaagatcttgTGGGCGGCTCGAGACCGGTATATGGCCAGCCACCTGAGGAATTCTTTCCGACCTTGAAGCGGACGACGACCAGCTCCTCTCGAGTTTCGGGTGTGACGAGTGCCACAAATGATACTAAGCGGAAAAGGCAGTCGCGAAAGTCACTCTATCTTATCAAGCCTGGTGGTATTCAAGGATACGTCGGATCCGTTGCATCTTACA
The sequence above is a segment of the Aspergillus flavus chromosome 4, complete sequence genome. Coding sequences within it:
- a CDS encoding viral A-type inclusion protein repeat protein produces the protein MPPSILYLLLLTLITASRLFLACFYFIDRAVALAHRPATVMFQRIRDAIDSRIAEEQARQKSAQDSLARSNSARRPTRNASPSRRTTRPRRNTGTPVRGPDPNEFEPEFAIGEDEGSSRSATPRLESAGSEENAGESKPSAEEASAGKDNTNAPETNQSSSELPPEVRVKLRRLGKLESRYQELLKAYRMAHSRVLSIEPFEAALRENTPLASISDPKALTEYLNQLSLKSDMVLEELKRVSTERDDYKKKMEEAQKATKAAYDELTNLKENKKEEDASTISDKTAVDNSTLNDKSSTVSKQDSAKEESEEFFSFDNEIPRLEAELKEKQEEIETLKSQAENLKRDLSVARESTEGMVHNLETATRELVELRDIKDKQDSEFEKLKTSKQEEIEALTAKLATSETTIQNAQNEVEKLKVELKQKTDEIEHLQSQTAKPEDADEQSELAAKLDKAKQEKEANEKRLGVLQNLVDNLRSQLKDMEGTMTSLKADMNRKEELQNIVDFLDNNLKDNTTWKQAKEQVAGGKQANFEDFRDSLAPAKNGTEVKNETPEPKPQPANSTGAAGASKKKNKKKKKGGKGGGDDTSKAASAPAVEETQTPAAEPEPKSSNTNELEQKIESLTRQVEEKDAAIDRLSSKLKGEEDLKEEIESLRDDLLNLGQDHVESKDKLKELTAEKKALEETITKLEKELVDLRTSTATRDADSEKVHNDLKEEYESLKVKLTTLETELSAAQQLASTRFKDLTDLRETLQKLQPELKKLRAESTELKSIRETLATKTAELRTLEGKQEDLRAELKTLKTTISERESEVKTLNQKIRQETDNRLKAEEKLTVAQADLRYSESKKQEALETKERISNDLSKAQEDLKAARTQLREAQNQVTQVNKDLEGLREEIQLKTAQHASAQSLMNSMRDQGAEIGMQMKEARERCESLEEELADAHKLLSERTREGETMRRLLNDIEGRTESKVRDFKERMEAAIEERDRAEDEASAQGRRRARELEELKNKVREAEKALRSAEEDKEELEMSQKDWKRRRDQLEEQAERSTQELNDVRQAMARLRDSLDESEKQVRDLEKEKAELRRSVEETSARLDKLRRSNKALSEEARFGTNPQSSRSSIDSGSRRALTSPVPKDRSPSIRGSETPTGGANAQAPIDYLYLKNVLLQFLEQKDKNYQKQLIPVLGMLLHFDRTDEQKWMSAIMSR
- a CDS encoding putative esterase of the alpha-beta hydrolase superfamily, coding for MATDGGPLAASSASLDSSLSPLHASPSPSSTYTASSLALSAPAIAASFSVASTFSNSLIPPPPLPPPTPSTMAGWFGWVFSFFFQVIPSVLYWVITFATITLPTWLFTLFSMSLTFTMNFTTLLLIALAIVSTISWFIRYRFLNMYSRLPPEPQRKEPHLDLFPDVQEGDSKPGLANYLDEFLSAIKVFGYLERPVFHELTRTMQTRKLIAGETLMLEEEKGFCLVVDGLVQIFVKSMRDGKPNVDEGSNHMGAESSDEDDHRVDGKQGYQLLTEVKNGASMSSLFSILSLFTEDIQLRASEGSSSSASSVGPSTNARVSDSFPASPHGLEDSPRSNFVRDHGDSVAHISNSNGELLPSVPPLNLGESHAMPIQEPYPKPRSQPGKRRRKSVHPDIVARAMVDTTIAIIPASAFRRLTRVYPRATAHIVQVILTRLQRVTFATAHSYLGLNNDVLGIEKQMTKFTTQDLPNEMRGAALDRLKDKFIKERDRLGPEEIIKGIALHNPSAGRRRRSSSFLRKEAVLHAKMAAQSKRPVSMASPEDISGDRESAGPSPGDLLSTIQLSRFGPRYEHLAPKLLSPLTDKENPPFMAPVMHSSPFHRKKDAVDEDALFRESILDCIMNGIGLTSSTRDVLRKSSHTSGDISPKLLSYDSRRQKAVFTNNAFGFIDPYDSSADGETESMMSMSMTSAGGTSPIVNLREELRNDIEIVYFPQGSVLVEQGERHPGLYYVIDGFLDVGIPVSDKGEDLVGGSRPVYGQPPEEFFPTLKRTTTSSSRVSGVTSATNDTKRKRQSRKSLYLIKPGGIQGYVGSVASYRSYTDVVAKTDVYVGFLPRSSLERIAERYPIALLTLAKRLTSLLPRLLLHIDFALEWVQVSAGQVIYHQGDESDAIYLVLNGRLRSVLEGTDGKITVVGEYGQGESVGELEVMTESTRPATLHAIRDTELAKFPRSLFNSLAQEHPGITIQVSKLIAQRMRDLVELPMPEKGGEHANVGSVKTAASVVNLRTVGILPVTAGVPVVEFGHRLQNALHQIGVTNGVTSLNQAAILNHLGRHAFSKMGKLKLSQYLADLEEKYGMVLYIADTNVNSPWTQTCITQADCILLVGLAESSPSIGEYERFLLGMKTTARKELVLLHSERYCPPGLTRQWLKNRMWINGGHHHIQMGFRLTPEPSHPQAKRLGAVLKQRVQVIQAEIQKYTSRRIRQTPLYSAQTPFKGDFHRLARRLCGRSVGLVLGGGGARGIAQVGVIKALEEAGIPIDIIGGTSIGSFIGALYARDADVVPMYGRAKKFAGRMASMWRFMLDLTYPTTSYTTGHEFNRGIFKTFGDSQIEDFWLEYYCNTTNISKSRPEFHSSGYTWRYVRASMSLAGLIPPICDEGSMLLDGGYIDNLTVTHMKGLGADVIFAVDVGSIDDNTPQGYGDSLSGFWTVLNRWNPFSACPNPPTLSEIQARLAYVSSIDNLERAKNTPGCLYMRPPIDPYGTLEFGKFDEIYQVGYAYGKQYLEKLRSEGSLPLPEETEEKKKLQRTLAPRRASI